The sequence TCTTCAATCTCCCCCAATgcgaaaagaaaggagagaacgtttgctttaaaaatatcttcaataaTAAGATCCTATTTTGGATGAAGAAGGAATGgagataaatatgaaaacatctttttcttttttgataaaatacagtaaaGACATGTTTCCAGGTTTAAacttcatgaaaatataaaaaagaaactggCTCTTGTTGCTTTGAGCCTAGTTCTGAGGTTCTGGGTCTGATCTGGGCGCAGACAGCTCGAGTCAGAGGGTCTCCTCGTGTCCCAACTAGACGACACAGAGGCTCTGCTTCCCATCAGAGGCATTTTTCAAGGTCCCCGGCTGCCGGGGAGGAGGCCCCCCCATGAAGCCGCTGGGTCCGTGAGCACTCCTGGGAGggtccctctcccccagcaggaGCCCCGGGCCCGCCAGCAGGGAGCCGGTTGGGGAGGGGCTGCTTGGTCCCAGAGGCCCTCACACCTGCCTCTCAGCAGGACCTTAGGGTACCATGTCCCTTGCGTCGGGAGGGCGCTCCAGTCTGGGACTGCCCCCACGGGTGCTGGGCCCCCGTGGCCGTGCCGGACGCCTGCTGGCACAGGTTTGTGCAGGTAACCGAGTCCTTTCCTGCCGGCTGGGTCGGTGCCGCTGCGCGTGGGTGAGCAGCCTAGGCCTCGCTGGAGGACTGGGAGCTGCCCCGGAGCAGCAGGGCACGGTAGGTGGGGGAGCTGAGGAAGCGGGGGTAGGAGTCCCGGTGCATGAGCGTGTAGATCTGCAGCTGGGCGTCATCGAAGGTGTGCGCCGACGGCTCCTGCATCTTCTTGTTGATGCCTTCGCGCACGCGCGAGTCCAGGCTCACCTGCGGGACGGGATGCCGGCGTCAGGGGCCCTGGAGGtgtccccgcccccgccccccccagccccgccctgggCCGCCATGGCGGTGCACCTCTTTGGGGGACAGAATGGACACGTAGTCCTCATAGATGAGCCGGGCCTTCTCGTCCACCACGTGCTGGTTGGCCTCAGCCTTGAGCTCCTCACAGGCCAGCCAGAAGAGCATGTTCTCCTCGCTGTACTCCGTGCGCAGAAACTCCCGGAACACGCTGCGGCCCGCCGGGCTGTGCATCAGCTTGTCGAACGACTGCGCCCAGCTCCGCACCTCCTCGGGGCTCGGCGTGGCGCTGTGGGCATTCCCCGCCAGGCCAGGTCAGgcctgcacccccccaccccgccccgtccCCCAGACACGCGCGCGCACGCGGCCGGCCACACCTACCATGCCTCGCAGCCCGGGAGAGGCTGCAGCTTGTTCTCCCGGGAGACCCGCCACGCTCGCCGCCGCTCTTCAGCCCTGCCCGCAGAGAGAGGGGGCTCTGGCCTCCGCGGTCCACCGGCGCTgggtgcgcgcgcgcacgcacgccCCCACGGCACGGACACGCGGGCGCACGCCCCCACGGCACGGACACGCGGGCGCACCCACACGGCACAGACGCGCGCACACGCACCCACCCACTTAACGGACACGCGCGCGCACCCACCCGCGGCACAGACAGGCACCCACATGGCACAgacacacgcgcgcgcacgcacacacggCACAGACGCGCGCGCACGCACCCACCCACGGCACGGACACGCGCGCGCACCCACCCGCGGCACAgacacgcgcgcgcacgcaccCACCCACGGCACGGACACGCACCCACATGGCACAGACACACGCGCGCGCACCCACCCGCGGCACagacacgcgcgcgcgcgcacccACCCACGGCACGGACACGCACCCACATGGCACAGACACACGCGCACGCACCCACGGCACAGACGCGCGCGCACGCACCCATGGCACGgacacacgcacgcgcgcacgcacacacggCACAGACGTGCGCACCTACACACTCACGGCATGGACACGCGCACGCAGCCACCCACGGCAAGGACACGCGCGTGCACCCACCCACACGGCACAGACGCGCACGCACGCACCCACCCACGGCACGGACACGCACCCACATGGCACAGacacacgcgcacgcacgcacCCACGGCACAGACACGCGCGCGCGCCTACCCACGGCACAGACACGCGCGCGCGCCTACCCACGGTACGGACACGCGCACGCACGCACCCATGGCCCAGACACCCGCGCGCACGTACTCACCCACGGCACGGACACACGCTCGCACTCACGGTACGGACACGCGCACGCAGCAGCCCACGGCACAGACGCGCGCGCACGTACCCACGGTACGGACACGCGCACGCAGCCGCCCACGGCACAGATACGCGCACGCACGCACCCGCCCACGGCACGGACACGCGCACGCACGCACCCACGGCACAGACGCGCGCGCACCCACCAACGGCACAgacacgcgcgcgcacgcaccCGCCTGCGGCACAGACACGCGCGCACCCACCCACGGCACAGACGCTCGCACCCACAGGGCAAGGGGAGCTCAGCTTCTGCGTGAATCCCCTGCAGGAGGGCCGCTCCGCAGTCCGCTCCTGTCCCACCCGCCGGAAGGGCTGAGCCTTCAAGCACCCGCGTCTTCACTCGGGGTTGTGTGTGTCCGCAGTACCCAAGTATTTACATAGCAGGGAGACTCCCTGAAACta comes from Mustela nigripes isolate SB6536 chromosome 7, MUSNIG.SB6536, whole genome shotgun sequence and encodes:
- the RGS19 gene encoding regulator of G-protein signaling 19 isoform X3, which codes for MSSHDAAPPAVPSRNPCCLCWCCCCGCSWAEERRRAWRVSRENKLQPLPGCEACATPSPEEVRSWAQSFDKLMHSPAGRSVFREFLRTEYSEENMLFWLACEELKAEANQHVVDEKARLIYEDYVSILSPKEVSLDSRVREGINKKMQEPSAHTFDDAQLQIYTLMHRDSYPRFLSSPTYRALLLRGSSQSSSEA
- the RGS19 gene encoding regulator of G-protein signaling 19 isoform X2, which codes for MHVGPQEADQPPSMSSHDAAPPAVPSRNPCCLCWCCCCGCSWAEERRRAWRVSRENKLQPLPGCEACATPSPEEVRSWAQSFDKLMHSPAGRSVFREFLRTEYSEENMLFWLACEELKAEANQHVVDEKARLIYEDYVSILSPKEVSLDSRVREGINKKMQEPSAHTFDDAQLQIYTLMHRDSYPRFLSSPTYRALLLRGSSQSSSEA
- the RGS19 gene encoding regulator of G-protein signaling 19 isoform X1 produces the protein MPTPHETEKQHVGPQEADQPPSMSSHDAAPPAVPSRNPCCLCWCCCCGCSWAEERRRAWRVSRENKLQPLPGCEACATPSPEEVRSWAQSFDKLMHSPAGRSVFREFLRTEYSEENMLFWLACEELKAEANQHVVDEKARLIYEDYVSILSPKEVSLDSRVREGINKKMQEPSAHTFDDAQLQIYTLMHRDSYPRFLSSPTYRALLLRGSSQSSSEA